The bacterium genome has a segment encoding these proteins:
- a CDS encoding amidohydrolase yields MKKTLILLLLVAVALPLYAAGKKAPKQKAALWDWMNSASDSALACAHGIWEHPELGEHETYSSRRLADYLESNGFTLEYGVADVPTAWVATFENGAGPSVGYLAEFDALPGLSQKAGSPVREPLVTGGPGHGCGHNLLGTASAFAAVGVKNSMQERGIHGTLRVYGCPAEETLVGKIYMARAGIFNASQVMLAWHPGSGNEVNYSSSLAMTSIKFKFHGRTAHGAGDPHHGRSALDAVELMDTGVNFMREHVMDKARIHYVITNGGGAPNVVPDVAEVWYFVRAPKTEDQRPILEWVRQIAAAAAQMTQTRMEENLLSSCYEVLLNDPLAQLLQNNLELVGPPRFDSADWEFARELSKSFDKPDSIPLDTTVGKLELVPQDKWVFGSGSTDDGDVSWCVPYGCLSTACAVKKAPWHAWQTVSAVGSPVGDKGMVVAAKVLAGGGLDLMTDPAWIDKAKADFVKQLRGRTYKCGVPDSLAPPAQR; encoded by the coding sequence ATGAAAAAGACGCTCATTCTCCTGCTGCTCGTGGCCGTGGCCCTGCCACTTTACGCCGCAGGTAAAAAGGCCCCCAAACAGAAAGCCGCGCTCTGGGACTGGATGAATTCCGCCAGCGACTCGGCCCTGGCCTGCGCCCACGGAATCTGGGAGCACCCCGAGCTGGGCGAGCACGAGACCTATTCCAGCCGCCGCCTTGCCGACTACCTGGAGAGTAACGGGTTCACTCTGGAGTACGGCGTGGCCGATGTGCCCACCGCCTGGGTCGCCACGTTCGAGAACGGCGCGGGGCCCTCGGTCGGCTATCTGGCCGAGTTCGACGCCCTGCCGGGGCTGAGCCAGAAAGCGGGCTCCCCGGTGCGCGAGCCCCTGGTGACCGGCGGCCCGGGCCACGGCTGCGGCCACAACCTTCTGGGCACGGCCAGCGCGTTCGCCGCGGTGGGAGTGAAAAACAGCATGCAGGAGCGCGGCATCCACGGCACGCTGCGGGTCTACGGCTGCCCGGCCGAGGAAACCCTGGTGGGCAAAATCTACATGGCCCGCGCCGGCATTTTCAACGCCTCGCAGGTCATGCTGGCCTGGCACCCGGGCTCCGGCAACGAGGTCAACTATTCCAGCTCGCTGGCCATGACCTCGATCAAGTTCAAGTTCCACGGCCGCACAGCCCACGGCGCGGGCGACCCGCACCACGGGCGCAGCGCCCTGGACGCGGTGGAGCTGATGGACACCGGGGTGAATTTCATGCGCGAGCACGTGATGGACAAGGCGCGCATACATTATGTGATCACCAACGGCGGCGGCGCGCCCAACGTGGTGCCGGATGTGGCCGAGGTCTGGTATTTCGTGCGCGCGCCCAAGACCGAGGACCAGCGCCCGATCCTGGAATGGGTGCGCCAGATCGCCGCGGCCGCGGCCCAGATGACCCAGACCCGGATGGAGGAGAACCTTCTTTCCTCCTGCTACGAGGTGCTGCTGAACGACCCGCTGGCCCAACTGCTCCAGAATAACCTGGAGCTGGTGGGCCCGCCGCGTTTCGACTCCGCCGACTGGGAGTTCGCGCGTGAGCTGTCGAAGAGCTTCGACAAGCCCGACTCGATCCCCCTGGACACGACAGTCGGCAAGCTGGAGCTCGTGCCGCAGGACAAGTGGGTTTTCGGCAGCGGGAGCACGGATGACGGGGACGTGAGCTGGTGCGTGCCCTACGGCTGTCTCAGCACGGCCTGTGCGGTCAAGAAAGCCCCCTGGCACGCCTGGCAGACCGTGAGCGCGGTCGGCTCGCCGGTGGGGGACAAGGGGATGGTCGTGGCGGCCAAGGTGTTGGCCGGCGGCGGCCTCGACCTCATGACCGACCCGGCCTGGATCGACAAGGCGAAAGCGGACTTCGTCAAGCAGTTGCGCGGGCGCACCTACAAGTGCGGGGTGCCGGATTCGCTGGCCCCGCCCGCCCAGCGCTGA